In Flavobacteriales bacterium, the DNA window GCTTCCTTTTCTTCAGGAGATAACCCTTCTTCTTCCTGTTGCGCCATGCTGATCAAAGGCAGAAAGAACAGGAGGGAGGTAATCAATGTTAACCACAGGGCATTACCCGTGGACTTTACCTCCATTCTCATAGGTCTACGGTTTTTAGTTCATCAACAATCTCAAATATGCCAATGTCATTGCTTACGAGATAAGCAATGATCTGTTCATCATCTTCCGAGGTCTCGATGCTCTCTGTATCTACTTCTGCATTTGCCAGCCATGTGGTTTCATCGGAGTCATTCAATGCATCTACAACATCCAGCTCATATACGGGGGTGGTGGGTAAAAGGTCCTCAACCACCGGGGTATACGTTTCTTCCACGGTCGCAATCATATCCTGGCCGGACGTTTCTTCCGGTACTCCGGACTTCATCAGACTAACAATAGCGGCCAGCAATGCCAGACCCGCTGCAATCCCCATCGAAATACGAAAACTGTTCTTCCTCCACATAGGAACCGTACGCTGATTTCGGATCCGCTCCATGACTCGGTCGGGCAGGCCATCGAAATATGCATCATCCACTTCAAAGGAACTATGATGTTCCTTTAAACCGAATAGGGTAGGCGCCATTTTTTCCAGTTCTCCTGGTGCGTCTTCGTGCTTATGTTGATGTGGTCTCATTTGTAGGTAAGATGTGGATTGACTAAAATAGTTTAATCATTGGTTAAAAAAAGTTCAATCTTTTTAACCGCATGATGATACGAAGCTTTGAGTGCACCCACCGAAGTACCCAGTATTTCCGACATGTCTTCGTACGTCATCTCATCAAAATATTTCATTTGAAATACCAGACGTTGTTTTTCCGGAAGTTGCGTCAGAGCTGCCTGCAGTTTCTGTTGAATTTGTTCACCACTTTGGGCTGCCGCTGAAGCATCATCATTTCCGGATAACTGGTAACTCACTTCTTCTACCGGCACATGCTGGTATTTCCGCTTACGAAGGTGGGAGAGGCATTCGTTGGTTGCGATGCGGTATAGCCAGGTAAACAGCTGGGCTTCCTGACGGAAGGTAGCCAATCCATTCCAGACTTTGATAAAGACTTCCTGAAGGATGTCATCTGTTTCGTCATGGTCTGTCACCATGTGCCGGATATGATGATACAACCTCCGTTGGTATTTGTCAATGAGCAGACGCATGGCGCGTTC includes these proteins:
- a CDS encoding sigma-70 family RNA polymerase sigma factor, with amino-acid sequence MQTVDDKEIIALYLLPGDQERAMRLLIDKYQRRLYHHIRHMVTDHDETDDILQEVFIKVWNGLATFRQEAQLFTWLYRIATNECLSHLRKRKYQHVPVEEVSYQLSGNDDASAAAQSGEQIQQKLQAALTQLPEKQRLVFQMKYFDEMTYEDMSEILGTSVGALKASYHHAVKKIELFLTND